In Columba livia isolate bColLiv1 breed racing homer chromosome Z, bColLiv1.pat.W.v2, whole genome shotgun sequence, one DNA window encodes the following:
- the AK6 gene encoding adenylate kinase isoenzyme 6: MRRPNVLLTGTPGVGKTTLGKELASRTGLTYINVGDMAKAGKLYEGFDEEYNCPILDEDRVIDELEDKMSEGGVIVDYHGCDFFPERWFHIVFVLRTENSFLYDRLESRGYKGKKLQDNIQCEIFQTIYEEAVLSYREEIVHQLPSNTPEDLERNLDQITQWVEQWTKDNN; the protein is encoded by the exons ATGAGGCGGCCGAACGTTCTGCTCACCG GTACTCCAGGCGTTGGGAAAACCACGCTGGGAAAAGAACTGGCCTCAAGAACTGGGTTGACCTATATCAATGTGGGTGACATGGCAAAAGCAG GAAAACTGTACGAAGGTTTTGATGAGGAATACAATTGTCCGATTTTGGATGAAGACAGG GTAATTGATGAACTAGAAGATAAAATGAGTGAGGGCGGAGTTATTGTCGATTACCATGGCTGTGATTTTTTCCCTGAACGGTGGTTTCATATAGTGTTTGTACTTCGTACGGAAAATTCATTTCTGTATGACAGACTTGAAAGCAG GGGttacaaagggaaaaagctGCAAGACAACATTCAGTGTGAAATTTTTCAGACCATTTATGAGGAAGCTGTCTTGTCTTATAGAGAGGAAATTGTGCACCAGTTACCCAGCAACACTCCAGAAGACCTAGAGAGAAATTTGGATCAGATTACACAATGGGTTGAACAATGGACAAAGGACAACAATTga